The following are from one region of the Vitis riparia cultivar Riparia Gloire de Montpellier isolate 1030 chromosome 14, EGFV_Vit.rip_1.0, whole genome shotgun sequence genome:
- the LOC117929482 gene encoding CST complex subunit TEN1 yields MMSSAVKSGALVSLQDLQPSSPFFKQGASLRVTGKLQEYSVETAIAIVIDGSANLKINTQHLRDLTFRAGSIYQFIGELLIQPDNEAILQARVGRNVDGIDLNLYHQSLQLVRQFQADHMNDQAA; encoded by the exons ATGATGTCCTCTGCAGTAAAGTCTGGAGCATTGGTTTCTTTGCAAGACCTACAACCATCTTCTCCATTCTTTAAGCAAGGAGCTTCACTTAGAGTTACTGGAAA GCTACAAGAGTACTCTGTTGAGACAGCTATAGCCATAGTTATTGATGGGAGTGCCAACCTGAAGATCAACACCCAGCATCTGAGGGACCTTACATTTCGAGCTGGCTCCATTTATCAATTCATAGGTGAACTCCTCATTCAACCCGATAATGAG GCAATCTTACAAGCAAGAGTGGGTAGGAATGTCGATGGCATCGACCTCAACCTCTATCACCAGTCTCTGCAGCTGGTGAGACAGTTTCAGGCAGACCACATGAATGACCAAGCAGCTTAG
- the LOC117929868 gene encoding uncharacterized protein LOC117929868 isoform X2 — MAVAISQSSKLTISIASSFSNSSSSSSPSFSVIKPLSSSPFFTTTASRIHSHQTPLHSLSRRLFLPSVSGIWNALTGGDSYREAAMAIRRGMLLFRQGDVSGSLVEFDKAIELDPRQKACRFEEGAEQFRLDVAQNPNDTEESIWCFLCEAQLYGADEARRRFLEVGRDPRPVMREAYNMFKDGGDPEKLVAQFSGNQAGEYFYASLYAGLYYESQNDPGSAKLHLLAACQSPYGQRSDDYMASLAKVHCLCRSWSSS; from the exons ATGGCTGTAGCTATAAGCCAGAGCTCCAAGCTCACCATTTCCATAGCCTCCTCCTTCTCCAActcttcttcttcgtcttcaCCTTCATTTTCAGTAATCAAACCCCTCAGTTCCTCACCCTTCTTCACCACCACTGCTTCTAGAATTCACAGTCATCAAACCCCACTTCACTCACTCTCCAGAAGACTCTTCCTCCCTTCAGTTTCCGGCATATGGAACGCATTGACCGGCGGTGACTCTTACCGTGAAGCCGCCATGGCGATACGGCGTGGAATGCTGCTCTTCAGACAG GGTGATGTTTCGGGATCATTAGTGGAATTCGATAAAGCCATTGAGTTGGATCCTCGGCAGAAGGCATGTAG GTTTGAGGAGGGGGCAGAGCAGTTCCGGTTAGATGTTGCACAGAATCCAAATGATACGGAGGAATCCATATGGTGCTTCTTGTGCGAAGCACAATTATATGGCGCTGATGAAGCAAGGAGACGATTTCTTGAG GTTGGTAGAGATCCACGACCAGTCATGAGGGAAGCTTATAACATGTTTAAAGATGGCGGTGATCCAGAAAAG CTTGTTGCTCAATTTTCTGGCAACCAGGCGGGAGAGTATTTCTATGCTTCTTTGTATGCCGGGCTTTATTATGAATCCCAG AATGATCCGGGTTCTGCCAAACTTCATCTACTTGCAGCATGTCAGTCTCCTTATGGACAAAG GTCTGATGATTACATGGCTTCTCTTGCCAAGGTTCACTGCCTTTGCCGAAGCTGGAGCTCAAGCTAG
- the LOC117929868 gene encoding uncharacterized protein LOC117929868 isoform X1, with product MAVAISQSSKLTISIASSFSNSSSSSSPSFSVIKPLSSSPFFTTTASRIHSHQTPLHSLSRRLFLPSVSGIWNALTGGDSYREAAMAIRRGMLLFRQGDVSGSLVEFDKAIELDPRQKAYLWQRGLSLYYLDRFEEGAEQFRLDVAQNPNDTEESIWCFLCEAQLYGADEARRRFLEVGRDPRPVMREAYNMFKDGGDPEKLVAQFSGNQAGEYFYASLYAGLYYESQNDPGSAKLHLLAACQSPYGQRSDDYMASLAKVHCLCRSWSSS from the exons ATGGCTGTAGCTATAAGCCAGAGCTCCAAGCTCACCATTTCCATAGCCTCCTCCTTCTCCAActcttcttcttcgtcttcaCCTTCATTTTCAGTAATCAAACCCCTCAGTTCCTCACCCTTCTTCACCACCACTGCTTCTAGAATTCACAGTCATCAAACCCCACTTCACTCACTCTCCAGAAGACTCTTCCTCCCTTCAGTTTCCGGCATATGGAACGCATTGACCGGCGGTGACTCTTACCGTGAAGCCGCCATGGCGATACGGCGTGGAATGCTGCTCTTCAGACAG GGTGATGTTTCGGGATCATTAGTGGAATTCGATAAAGCCATTGAGTTGGATCCTCGGCAGAAGGCAT ATCTTTGGCAGAGGGGGCTATCGCTTTACTATCTTGATAG GTTTGAGGAGGGGGCAGAGCAGTTCCGGTTAGATGTTGCACAGAATCCAAATGATACGGAGGAATCCATATGGTGCTTCTTGTGCGAAGCACAATTATATGGCGCTGATGAAGCAAGGAGACGATTTCTTGAG GTTGGTAGAGATCCACGACCAGTCATGAGGGAAGCTTATAACATGTTTAAAGATGGCGGTGATCCAGAAAAG CTTGTTGCTCAATTTTCTGGCAACCAGGCGGGAGAGTATTTCTATGCTTCTTTGTATGCCGGGCTTTATTATGAATCCCAG AATGATCCGGGTTCTGCCAAACTTCATCTACTTGCAGCATGTCAGTCTCCTTATGGACAAAG GTCTGATGATTACATGGCTTCTCTTGCCAAGGTTCACTGCCTTTGCCGAAGCTGGAGCTCAAGCTAG
- the LOC117929713 gene encoding 60S ribosomal protein L22-2-like yields MSRVSAAGAKGKKKGATFTIDCGKPVEDKIMDIASLEKFLQERIKVGGKAGALGDSVTVTREKSKIMVTSENNFSKRYLKYLTKKYLKKHNVRDWLRVIASNKDRNVYELRYFNIAENEGEEED; encoded by the exons ATGAGTCGGGTAAGCGCAGCGGGAGCGAAGGGGAAGAAGAAGGGAGCGACCTTCACAATAGACTGTGGGAAGCCGGTAGAGGATAAGATCATGGACATTGCTTCCCTGGAGAAGTTTCTACAGGAGAGGATCAAGGTAGGCGGCAAAGCCGGTGCGCTCGGTGACTCCGTCACCGTCACTCGTGAGAAAAGCAAGATTATGGTCACCTCTGAGAACAACTTCTCTAAGAG GTATTTGAagtatttgacaaaaaaatactTGAAGAAACACAATGTCCGTGACTGGCTTCGCGTAATTGCATCCAACAAGGACCGAAATGTTTATGAGCTCAGGTACTTCAACATTGCAGAGAATGAGGGTGAGGAGGAGGATTAA